From the genome of Fundulus heteroclitus isolate FHET01 chromosome 7, MU-UCD_Fhet_4.1, whole genome shotgun sequence, one region includes:
- the ifih1 gene encoding interferon-induced helicase C domain-containing protein 1: protein MASDNDAIHERLIEDLRGRLQHTIKVEDVLPHLHFIEPARQEQISQKLNTDGPASAANLLISVVVEKPHTEGWFRAFVDALHHGGSEFAADYLELNSPDADVEAENDCCVRLIQLLAPSLMNMKTDQVCNHCYSRKLLTDVENEKILAETRNHGNGSGARVLLSRIVRCRPGWFSEFLEILRITEHHHLYELTGGSPESEKLKNQAAAEEKVQAESGQSEKSMEITVTEGPEEDSTGLYASPDLSKSMEDIKPEMRDSPPAGTTRGGPENTEIVLRDYQMEVARPALEGENIIICLPTGSGKTRVAVYITQKHLDRRRAEGKPGKVVVLVNKIPLVEQHFATEFSPHLKPTYKVERVSGDSQLKISFTKIVERNDIIICTAQILENYLERANSGEDEGVKLSDLTLIVIDECHHTQKGGVYNHIMMRYLKQKHKNLKLKKEQKETVQLPQILGLTASPGVGGANTLNKAEEHILRICANLDASKIMTRSIGKDKKEQRKSILTVEPRREDPFGCVIKTIMHDIHAHAQLSPTCELGSQNYEQWAVQEERQAAKKGDQTVRVCAEHLRRYNEGLILSNTIRMCDALSFLNKFHGEQMKKKTAPDEELNIQITPTERFLFKLFQDNKEELEKLAQDPSYENDSLSKLRTKILHEFSSRKEARGIIFTKTRHSAISLSQWIQENPKFADIGVKPSHVIGGGDQSDTKPMTAAEQKDVLKKFKSGELNLLIATTVAEEGLDIPDCNFVIRYGHVTNEIAMIQSQGRGRAEDSTYTVVDVKNSGVAEKECVNEYREEMMNKAIQKIKARNQPEYNKQITEYQIQAIMEERVRLVKQKKKAVKIESPSAVTFSCRNCNQDVCSGEDIQMIENMHSVNVSPQFSELFTQRENIALQERRLDYETNGVIACKACGQNWGSMMMYRGIELPCLHVKNFVVNINGKKNSNYNKWSELPVKFPAFDYINHASLMVLSLDDEETE from the exons ATGGCCTCCGATAACGATGCAATACATGAGCGACTCATTGAAGACTTAAGAGGGAGACTCCAACATACTATAAAGGTGGAGGACGTGCTGCCCCATTTACATTTCATCGAACCAGCACGACAGGAGCAGATAAGTCAGAAACTGAACACGGATGGCCCCGCATCGGCTGCGAACTTGCTTATTAGTGTGGTTGTTGAGAAGCCGCACACAGAGGGCTGGTTCAGGGCCTTCGTCGACGCCTTGCATCATGGAGGCTCCGAATTCGCAGCTGACTACTTGGAGTTAAACTCCCCAGACGCCGACGTGGAGGCCGAGAACGATTGCTGTGTCCGGCTGATTCAGTTGTTGGCTCCCAGTCTGATGAACATGAAAACGGACCAAGTGTGCAATCACTGTTATTCTCGAAAGCTCCTTACTGATGTTGAGAATGAGAAG ATTCTGGCTGAAACAAGAAATCATGGAAACGGAAGTGGAGCCAGGGTGCTTCTGAGCCGAATCGTGAGATGCCGACCGGGCTGGTTCTCTGAATTTTTGGAAATCCTGCGCATCACTGAACATCATCACCTGTATGAGCTGACTGGAGGGTCACCTGAGAGTGAGAAGCTGA AGAATCaagctgcagcagaggagaaagtGCAAGCTGAAAGCGGTCAGAGCGAGAAGTCCATGGAAATCACGGTCACCGAGGGGCCTGAGGAGGACTCCACAG gtctgtATGCGAGCCCTGACCTGTCAAAATCCATGGAGGACATAAAGCCAG AGATGAGGGACAGTCCACCAGCAGGAACCACACGAGGAGGcccagaaaacacagaaattgTTCTTCGGGATTATCAGATGGAAGTGGCCCGGCCTGCCTTGGAGGGGGAAAACATTATTATTTGCCTCCCTACAGGAAGCGGTAAAACCAGAGTTGCAGTGTACATTACCCAGAAACATCTGGACCGCAGGAGAGCGGAGGGGAAACCAGGAAAGGTGGTTGTCCTGGTGAACAAG ATTCCTCTCGTGGAGCAGCATTTCGCCACTGAGTTCTCACCCCACCTGAAGCCCACGTACAAAGTGGAGAGGGTCAGCGGAGACTCCCAGCTGAAAATCTCTTTCACCAAAATTGTTGAGAGAAACGACATCATCATCTGCACGGCCCAGATTCTTGAAAATTACTTGGAGAGAGCTAACAGCGGAGAGGATGAAGGGGTGAAGCTAAGCG ATCTGACACTGATTGTAATCGATGAATGTCACCACACTCAGAAGGGGGGAGTCTACAACCATATCATGATGCGGTACTTGAAACAAAAGCACAAGAACCTAAAGCTCAAGAAGGAGCAGAAGGAGACCGTACAACTCCCTCAGATCCTGGGCCTGACCGCCTCGCCAGGGGTCGGGGGTGCCAACACGCTGAATAAAGCTGAAGAGCACATTCTGCGA ATTTGCGCAAACTTGGATGCTTCCAAAATCATGACAAGAAGCATTGGGAAAGATAAAAAGGAACAAAGAAAATCCATTCTGACGGTTGAACCAAGAAGAGAG GATCCCTTTGGCTGCGTGATCAAGACAATCATGCATGACATTCATGCACATGCCCAGCTTAGCCCCACCTGTGAGCTGGGCTCTCAGAATTACGAACAATGGGCTGTACAAGAAGAGCGACAAG CCGCCAAAAAGGGAGACCAAACAGTGAGGGTCTGCGCAGAGCACCTGCGGCGGTATAACGAAGGTCTGATTCTGAGCAACACCATTCGCATGTGCGATGCCCTCAGTTTCCTGAACAAATTCCACGGGGagcaaatgaagaagaaaacagcccCAGATGAAGAGCTGAACATACAGATAACACCCACAGAGAGATTCCTTTTCAAATTGTTTCAAG ACAACAAGGAAGAGCTGGAGAAGCTTGCACAGGACCCTAGCTACGAAAACGACAGCCTGTCAAAGCTCAGAACTAAAATTTTGCACGAGttcagcagcaggaaggaggCCAGAGGGATCATTTTCACCAAAACACGTCACAGCGCTATAAGTCTGAGCCAGTGGATTCAAGAAAACCCCAAGTTTGCTGACATTGGAGTAAAACCTTCTCACGTCATCGGAGGAGGAGACCAAAGCGACACTAAACCAATGACTGCT GCAGAGCAAAAAGATGTGTTAAAAAAGTTCAAATCGGGCGAACTCAACCTGCTGATTGCTACCACAGTGGCAGAGGAAGGTTTGGACATACCGGACTGCAATTTTGTTATCCGATATGGCCACGTGACCAATGAAATCGCTATGATTCAG TCTCAAGGCCGGGGAAGAGCTGAGGACAGCACCTACACTGTCGTGGATGTCAAGAACTCAGGGGTGGCTGAAAAGGAGTGCGTCAACGAGTACCGTGAGGAAATGATGAACAAAGCCATTCAGAAAATCAAAGCCAGAAATCAACCAGAATACAACAAGCAG ATCACCGAGTATCAAATTCAGGCTATAATGGAGGAAAGAGTGAGACTGgtaaagcagaagaagaaggccGTCAAGATTGAGAGCCCATCTGCTGTAACGTTTAGCTGTCGAAACTGCAACCAAGACGTGTGCAGCGGCGAAGACATCCAAATGATTGAAAACATGCACAGTGTCAACGTTTCGCCACAGTTTAG CGAACTTTTCACTCAGAGGGAAAACATAGCTCTTCAGGAGCGACGTTTGGATTATGAGACCAATGGCGTCATAGCTTGCAAAGCCTGTGGTCAG AATTGGGGTTCAATGATGATGTACCGTGGGATTGAGCTGCCCTGCCTCCATGTGAAAAACTTTGTGGTGAATATCAATGGGAAAAAGAACAGCAACTACAACAAGTGGAGCGAACTCCCTGTCAAGTTTCCTGCCTTCGACTACATCAACCACGCCAGCCTGATGGTGCTGAGCTTGGACGATGAAGAAACAGAATGA